TAACGCAGCCGCCCACTTGCTGAATCGGGCTGGATTTGGAGGCGCACCTGCGGAAATTGAGCATTTAACCAAGCTTGGACCGACTCAGGCAGTAATATCGTTCGTGGATTATGAAAGTAATACTGAGAGTGTCACACCGCCGGAATGGGCAAAGCCAGATCCTGGCCGTGTGGACCGATACATGGAGATTCGCAAAGCGGAACCCAGCAAGCGCCAGGAATTGATTCGCGAGGAGCAAAGAACTCAACGTCAGCACGTGGTCGAGCTTAAGTATTGGTGGTTGAAGCGCATGGCAGAGGGGCCGCGGCCGTTGCAGGAGAAAATGACGCTGTTCTGGCACGGCCATTTTGCCACGAGCGTGGAAAAGGTAAAAGACGCCTATCTGATGTGGAAGCAGAACGAGCTTTTTCGGGAGCAGGCCACGGGGAATTGGTTGAAGTTGCTCGTTGCGGTCGCCAAAGACCCGGCGATGCTAATCTGGCTGGACCAGGCGCAAAGTCGCAAGGAGCATCCCAATGAAAATTTTGCCCGCGAAGTAATGGAGTTGTTTACCTTGGGCGAGGGGCATTATACCGAAAAAGATATTACGGAGGCGGCTCGTGCGTTGACTGGATGGACTTACGACCGAATTAACCAGCAGTTTGAAGAGCGTTCGCGGCTGCACGATGGCGGGAGCAAAACTGTATTGGGCAAGGCTGGTGATTTGACGGGTGAGGATGTTTTGGAACAAATTGTCGCGCAACCTCAGGCGGCCAGGTTTATCACGGCGAAAATCTGGAACTTCTTTGCCGGTCAAATGCCTTCCGAGGAGCTGACTACGGCGTTGGCGGATGTGTTCCGGAAATCGGGCAATAATTTCAAACCGCTGCTCAAGACCATTTTCCTAAGTGAGGAATTTTATGCTGAGACCATCGTTCGGAACCAGGTGAAAAGTCCGGTTCAATGGCTGGTTGGGAGCGTTCGAATTCTTCAGCGGGAGTTGCCGCCACCCTTTGTATGTTTTGGATTAACTAAAAATTTGGGGCAGGATTTATTCCAACCGCCCAACGTCAAGGGTTGGGACGGCGGCTTGAGCTGGATAACCACGAACAATCTGTTGGCGCGTTACAACGAGGCGGCAGTGCTGGTGCAAGGCGATCTTTCGATGGTCCGGGGAATTAATCTGGCGGCCAACCCAAATGCAGGTGGTGCTGCTGGAAAAGGGTTCATGGACCGGATGGCCAATATGAAGTTGCGGCCGGTGGACGCGGAAAAGCTGCTCTCCGCTGAAGAGCGTGCGAGCAAGGAGAAACTGGTTGCGGCCCTTGAAAAAAGATTGTTGCAGACTCGATTGCGAGGCAAGCAGGAGGCAACTTTGAAGGATTATTTGGATGGCCAGGCCACGCTGGATGACAGCGTGATTTTAAATACCATTCGACTCATCATGAGCACGCCAGAGTATCAATTGACTTAACGCGGAAGGAAAATTTATGAGCAAAGAGATATCATTGCACACTCGACGGGAATTTCTGCGAACCACGGTGCTGGGCGGAGCCCTGTCATGGACGGTTCCAGCTTTCCTGGCAAACACATTCTCCACCTTGCAGGCGGATGCCGCGGATTCGGCGACACAAATCGCGACGGGAAAGGATTCGACCATCCTCGTGATTTTGCAAATGGCTGGCGGGAATGATGGACTAAACACCGTCGTTCCATTTGCTGACGATCATTACCACAAAGCCAGGCCAAGGATTGGGTTGGGCGCGAAGGAGGTGCTTAAGCTGAATGATGAGGTTGGCCTGCATCCAAGTTTGACCGGGTTCAAGGAGCTTTATGACAGTGGCAGCCTGGCAGTAATTCAAGGCATTGGTTATCCGAATCCGAATCGGTCACACTTCAGATCCACGGAAATTTGGCAGACCGCGAGTGATTCGGAAAAGTTCGAGAAATATGGCTGGTTGGGGCGTTATTTTGACAATGCCTGCGCCGGTTCTGATCCGACTGTGGGGATTAATATCGGCCGGCAGATGCCGCAAGCTTTTGCGGCCAGGCATCCGATGGGAGTGAGCCTCGATAATCCGGAGAGTTACCGTTTTATCAGTTCCGAAAAAGGAAAGCGAAACGAGATGACAGCAAGTGAGGAATCGTATCGCAAGTTGAATCAGCCAGACGAGGCAGGAATGATGGCGGGAGAAGCTGACGGAAACTCGGGTGGCAGTATTGGCTCGATCAGTGGAACGGTGCATCATGCCGGCTCGGCTCTGGACTTTCTGGAGCGGACGGCGATGGATGCCCAGATCAGCTCTGATAAGATT
The sequence above is drawn from the Pedosphaera parvula Ellin514 genome and encodes:
- a CDS encoding DUF1800 domain-containing protein, yielding MLKPISKKKWDFNAAAHLLNRAGFGGAPAEIEHLTKLGPTQAVISFVDYESNTESVTPPEWAKPDPGRVDRYMEIRKAEPSKRQELIREEQRTQRQHVVELKYWWLKRMAEGPRPLQEKMTLFWHGHFATSVEKVKDAYLMWKQNELFREQATGNWLKLLVAVAKDPAMLIWLDQAQSRKEHPNENFAREVMELFTLGEGHYTEKDITEAARALTGWTYDRINQQFEERSRLHDGGSKTVLGKAGDLTGEDVLEQIVAQPQAARFITAKIWNFFAGQMPSEELTTALADVFRKSGNNFKPLLKTIFLSEEFYAETIVRNQVKSPVQWLVGSVRILQRELPPPFVCFGLTKNLGQDLFQPPNVKGWDGGLSWITTNNLLARYNEAAVLVQGDLSMVRGINLAANPNAGGAAGKGFMDRMANMKLRPVDAEKLLSAEERASKEKLVAALEKRLLQTRLRGKQEATLKDYLDGQATLDDSVILNTIRLIMSTPEYQLT
- a CDS encoding DUF1501 domain-containing protein, yielding MSKEISLHTRREFLRTTVLGGALSWTVPAFLANTFSTLQADAADSATQIATGKDSTILVILQMAGGNDGLNTVVPFADDHYHKARPRIGLGAKEVLKLNDEVGLHPSLTGFKELYDSGSLAVIQGIGYPNPNRSHFRSTEIWQTASDSEKFEKYGWLGRYFDNACAGSDPTVGINIGRQMPQAFAARHPMGVSLDNPESYRFISSEKGKRNEMTASEESYRKLNQPDEAGMMAGEADGNSGGSIGSISGTVHHAGSALDFLERTAMDAQISSDKIREISKRVENKANYPQSQLGTSLKMVARLIGGSLPTRVFYVSQGGYDTHTNQLQAHQRLLKDLGDSVKAFTDDMNVQGNMQRVMVMTFSEFGRRVAENANNGTDHGAAAPMFVIGNKVKAGLLGKYPSLASGDLVNGDVKYNVDFRSVYAGLLEGWLKTSSEPVLGRKFEPLMCV